A stretch of the Lytechinus variegatus isolate NC3 chromosome 5, Lvar_3.0, whole genome shotgun sequence genome encodes the following:
- the LOC121415533 gene encoding zinc finger protein Pegasus-like, translating into MASSTMDDETRSPLSSMEEERRSPMSTMEEETRSPLERICQVLSSKSKNYDDADDQGESLPNPVTSALQFRYKCDKCEQSFSSKGGCTNHKKRMHPTDDDLNKHWHTCELCGKSFFYKKQYDNHVSSCNGIPEDKSGSICICPICPFSCDDKEELANHVMEHENAENGDLLEPPILDESLYGRESNGQYDGDIPAPSPTLFVDESLSDGVMNEIEPEIIQSEKGTWQCPMCPIRCTEKDVVKAHMRDRHLNKVRKHICNICKRAFTHSSGLKQHITRVHNVPGPPPDPDGKKFFKCGLCGKAFSLVRSLISHWPTHKLQTCSSLENFQCILCKAFFQLPSQLQDHFIKQHPQEATSRSMPSAPLSEKRPHPDDSSDAQPAIKLEKLDFSAVEDEQDSSKGMPGFLSSRQCKDSFDSDYHPSPNTRKMKATTSAASPTVRSSRSVQSPHVPREADVDDRPGSHISSMSGSDSSSKEPVVDGSCEDTEPTSSQSCASCMEKSGRLLTSCKHCGIYFTDFVMHTLHMGLHGQDHPFQCHHCGKNCHDKYNFFTHIYRESHM; encoded by the coding sequence ATGGCTTCTAGCACCATGGATGACGAAACAAGATCTCCCCTGAGTTCCATGGAGGAAGAAAGAAGATCTCCCATGAGTACTATGGAGGAAGAGACAAGATCTCCCTTGGAGAGAATCTGCCAAGTTCTTTCATCCAAATCAAAGAActatgatgatgctgatgaccAGGGGGAGAGTCTGCCCAACCCGGTGACATCCGCTTTACAGTTTCGGTACAAGTGTGACAAGTGTGAACAATCCTTCTCTTCCAAGGGCGGTTGTACAAATCACAAAAAGAGGATGCATCCAACAGATGATGACCTGAATAAACACTGGCATACCTGTGAACTATGTGGTAAGAGCTTTTTCTACAAGAAGCAATATGACAACCATGTTAGTAGCTGTAATGGTATTCCAGAAGACAAGAGCGGGAGTATCTGTATTTGCCCAATCTGTCCGTTTTCGTGTGATGATAAGGAAGAACTAGCCAATCATGTTATGGAACACGAGAATGCAGAGAATGGTGATTTGCTTGAACCGCCCATCCTGGATGAATCATTGTACGGCAGGGAGAGCAATGGACAGTATGATGGGGACATCCCAGCTCCTAGTCCAACTCTCTTTGTTGATGAGTCATTGTCAGATGGTGTGATGAATGAGATTGAGCCAGAGATTATTCAGTCAGAGAAGGGGACGTGGCAATGCCCAATGTGTCCTATCCGCTGCACTGAGAAAGATGTTGTCAAAGCTCACATGCGAGACCGTCATCTCAACAAAGTCAGGAAGCACATTTGCAATATTTGCAAGCGTGCCTTCACTCACAGCTCAGGACTCAAACAGCATATAACTCGTGTCCACAATGTTCCTGGACCCCCTCCAGATCCCGATGGAAAAAAGTTTTTCAAGTGTGGTCTTTGTGGGAAGGCGTTCTCTCTCGTACGTAGCCTCATCAGTCACTGGCCCACCCACAAATTGCAAACATGCAGCAGTCTGGAGAACTTTCAGTGTATTCTTTGCAAGGCCTTTTTCCAACTTCCATCTCAGCTCCAGGATCACTTCATCAAGCAACATCCTCAAGAAGCTACTTCCCGTTCAATGCCTTCAGCCCCCCTCTCTGAGAAACGACCTCATCCTGATGACTCTAGTGACGCACAGCCTGCCATAAAGCTAGAGAAACTGGACTTCTCAGCAGTAGAAGATGAGCAGGATTCTTCAAAAGGCATGCCAGGATTTCTATCAAGTCGGCAATGTAAGGACAGCTTCGACTCGGATTACCATCCTTCGCCAAATACCAGGAAGATGAAAGCTACCACATCCGCAGCGAGTCCAACAGTCCGAAGCAGTCGTTCTGTCCAGTCACCCCATGTTCCTAGAGAAGCAGATGTTGACGATCGGCCTGGGAGTCACATCAGCAGTATGTCTGGGTCTGATTCCTCTTCTAAGGAACCAGTAGTTGATGGCAGCTGTGAGGATACAGAGCCAACCAGTTCCCAGTCGTGTGCATCATGTATGGAGAAATCTGGTCGCCTTCTCACCAGCTGTAAGCACTGTGGCATTTATTTCACAGATTTTGTGATGCATACGCTTCACATGGGGCTTCATGGCCAGGATCATCCCTTCCAGTGCCATCATTGTGGAAAAAATTGTCACGACAAGTACAATTTCTTCACACACATCTACCGGGAATCTCATATGTAG
- the LOC121414777 gene encoding uncharacterized protein LOC121414777 isoform X1 yields the protein MMAALYFVLLMWLPLCRANTEETSTVPDLFTYGLNSEVDLYNFSCYNCQGIVGEVTNCGESLVAEEDIAVIEKIPCNNVCTKAVRYKMDQKIYVTRNCSQSCDPGCTMRAGTGTCWYCCHGNLCNGANQKASPSFCSLIVFGLFVIYGYI from the exons ATGATGGCTGCCTTGTATTTTGTGTTGTTGATGTGGCTGCCACTTTGCAGAGCTAATACAGAAGAAACAAGCACAGTTCCAGATCTATTCACATATGGCCTTAATAGTGAAG TAGACCTCTATAACTTCAGCTGCTATAACTGCCAAGGTATAGTAGGAGAGGTGACAAATTGTGGAGAAAGTCTGGTGGCCGAAGAGGATATAGCCGTCATTGAGAAGATCCCATGCAATAATGTTTGTACA AAAGCGGTGAGATACAAGATGGATCAGAAGATCTATGTGACAAGGAACTGTTCACAGAGCTGTGATCCAGGATGTACAATGCGAGCTGGCACGGGGACATGCTGGTACTGCTGCCATGGTAATCTTTGCAATGGTGCCAACCAGAAAGCATCACCATCCTTTTGCTCACTCATCGTCTTTGGTCTGTTTGTTATTTATGGATATATCTGA
- the LOC121414777 gene encoding uncharacterized protein LOC121414777 isoform X2 yields MMAALYFVLLMWLPLCRANTEETSTVPDLFTYGLNSEDLYNFSCYNCQGIVGEVTNCGESLVAEEDIAVIEKIPCNNVCTKAVRYKMDQKIYVTRNCSQSCDPGCTMRAGTGTCWYCCHGNLCNGANQKASPSFCSLIVFGLFVIYGYI; encoded by the exons ATGATGGCTGCCTTGTATTTTGTGTTGTTGATGTGGCTGCCACTTTGCAGAGCTAATACAGAAGAAACAAGCACAGTTCCAGATCTATTCACATATGGCCTTAATAGTGAAG ACCTCTATAACTTCAGCTGCTATAACTGCCAAGGTATAGTAGGAGAGGTGACAAATTGTGGAGAAAGTCTGGTGGCCGAAGAGGATATAGCCGTCATTGAGAAGATCCCATGCAATAATGTTTGTACA AAAGCGGTGAGATACAAGATGGATCAGAAGATCTATGTGACAAGGAACTGTTCACAGAGCTGTGATCCAGGATGTACAATGCGAGCTGGCACGGGGACATGCTGGTACTGCTGCCATGGTAATCTTTGCAATGGTGCCAACCAGAAAGCATCACCATCCTTTTGCTCACTCATCGTCTTTGGTCTGTTTGTTATTTATGGATATATCTGA